The genomic segment agttaagaatttcaagacagtgacagcagagcattaaatcAAGCACAACGCCTTTCTAGGGTTAGGGCCCTGTGTGACTACATAGGTTGACCCCATGTCTCAGTGGTGGGAGTGTCTAGGCCATATGTAGACAAACATGTGAGATGTGAAATAATGGTGTTacatctttggaaaataagatCTACTACAGTCTCTGTGACTCACCTCCAATTAATTTGGTGGCTAACACTTGTACTATCTAAAACCAGAGTTAGCCGTTAACTATAGAAGAGACACTGCAGCCTGCCGTAATAGTATCAAGATGtattctaaaaatgtttatggAGATAGTGGTTACCTCTAAATAGAGCATAGCAAAATTACTTGTTCTAGATCTGTTTTGCATAGAACAAATTTATAAGATTAAAGCCCTAATTCCCAGTGTGACTATATTTAGAGATAGGACCTTAAAGGAGGTGATTAAGGTTAAGTGGGACCCTAATCCAACAGGACTAGTGTCCTTGTAAGAAAAGGTAGAGACACCAGGAGTGCATGCAGAAAGGCCATGAGAGGACTCAGGGACAAGGCAGTCATCTGCAAGCCAATGGGGGAAGACttaggagaaaccaaacctgctgacactttgatcttgGGTTTCCAGCCTCCAAAGctggaaaaaattaatttctgttgtttaaaccacccagtctgctctggtttaaatgtttttgtctcctccaaaattccTGTTGAAACTGAATCCCAATGCagcagcttttgttttgttttgttttttaaggtggagttttgctctgtctcccaggctggagtacagtggtgcagtctcagctcactgtaacctctgcctccaggcttcaagcgattctcctgcctcagcctcctgagtagctgggattgcaggagtgtgacaccacacccagcaaatttttatatttttagtagagatggggtttcgccacattggctggtcttgaacacctgacctcaactgatcttcccacctcggcctcccaaagtgctgggattacaagcatgagctactacacctggcccaACGCAGCAGTATTAAGAGGTGTGGCTTTTAGGATGTGTTTGAGTCAGGAGGGCTGTACCCACATGAATGGGATTAGGTgaccttataaaagggcttgatgGAGGGAGTTTgccccttttctcccttccatcccttctgccatgtgaggatacttAGGTGATGCCCTCCCAGAAGAACAGGTTTTCTCCATACaccaaacctgccagcaccttcCCAGCCTTTGGAACTGTATGatataaatttttgttctttataaattacttcgTCTAAGATACCTTGTTATAGCGGTGCAAGCACACTAAGACACAGaccaagcagactaatacagtatcTAACTTagacttacaaatatttattttagttgtcctattcatttttttctttgttagtcatCTTAATCCATTGAATATCCCAGGTTCTCTGTCAAGTAAAACCAAATCTAAAAACAGATGTCATGTTTTATTACTATTCCATCTTTAATAACATTCTGATGAATAAAgcctttattattcatttttcctGGAGTATTAGTTGTGTCCAGTAAAGTTTCCTGTCCACTGCATTACTGTAGCTGATTTATGGatttatataaagtaatattGCTTTTAATTACTAGGGCCAATTGTTTGTAAATTTAGCCATGAATaacttctcttcccctctctgtgtATGCCACTTCTCCCCTCAAGGGCTAGAATTGCAATTTGCCTTGACCAATGGAATGCAGTGGAAGTGATGTTTGTGACTCCCAGAACCAGGCTTTACTTAAAAGGTGTTACAGCTTCCATGACTGCCCTCTTGCAGGCCGGCAAGATGTCTTAGAATCTTCATAGTTTGTTTGTCAGCCCTCTTAAAGGGGAAAAGGGTCAGATCAGGAGCTGTAGATGTGAGGATATTAAGTAGTCATTCAGACCAGTTAATATCCTCACATCTACAGCTCCTGATCTGACCCTTTTATATAGGGAATGGGAGAGCACCAAAGACTAACTGCCCCTACCAGGCCTGGTTGTTTTTGCTGAGAAGGAACCAAGGAATGAAGCAGAGGGACTTCCAGGTGGTGGTTTCAACTGGCTTTGGAAACTAGTTGACCTGCCCTGGGTGTGGCACTTGGCAGGGCCAGAGCTGTTAGCGTTGGCTGATGTAAGGACTTATCCATGAGTCAGAATGATAACCATAATTGTGTTAGATGGTTGCTGGCCCTTGGATCGATAGAGCAGGGCACTTTTCCTATCCATTGGCCCTGGGAATTGGCTCCTAAACACATTGCAAAAGCCCTATTGCCAAAGCTACCCCAAATACTgttatgagttgaattgtgtctcACCCAAATTAGTATGTTGAAATTCAAACCCTTAGTATCTCAAAATGTGAAGGTACACTATTTCCACTTATCTGGAAATAGTGTCGTTccagatataattagttaaaatgaggtcagaCTGGAGGAGGGTGGGCCCTATTCCAatctgactgatgtccttataaaaagaggaaatttggacacatgGAGAGAACACGgcgtgaagatgaaggcagagaccaGGTGATGCAGGAGCCAAAGAATGCTGAAGATTGCTAGCAAGCCACCAGGAGCCAGGCAGGCGGCACAGAACACATTCTCGCTCAGGGCTCTCAGAGGGATACTTTATCTTGGAATTCTAGTCTTCACAACTGTGAAACAatgcatttctgttatttaaaccTCCCAGTCCATGGTCTTTTATTACGGCAGTTGTTGGAAACAGATACAAGCACCCATGcctcttcctcccttttcctcGAATCTCTACAGTTCTGGGTAAATGATCACAGGGATGAACTTGTGCCTATGATAAGGAAGCTGCCAGATGGCATCAGGTAAATCTGATgccagttaaaaatgaaaattctcattTCTTCAAAAAGGTTTCTGAAAGTCAATTTATTGGATATTTCAGGTACAAAGAAAAGGCGACAATTTTTGATAGGAGGGCCACTTTAATACATTGGAAATTATACCAAATAAGTTGTTTCCTCTACTTTCTTTGAAACCTTTTTACCCAAGCATGTCTTCACATATTCTAGAGTTTTCTGGGAGTTAACCGTCAGTTGTTTTTCTCCAGAAACCTGATTTATCCTAACTGTATTAGGATTGGCACTTGATTATTCCCATCtaattatttgtatgatttttagtGCCATAATTGTTGAAAGCTGATATTAGAATCTTTAAAGTGGCATATCCTATTCAGCAATGTTTCGTGCTttataataagaataatattgGATGCATTATGCAGTAATAATGGAGATCACATTTGCAAAACCATTGCAGTAATGGGACGTTCTAAAAtgtgagaaatagaaaaagcacaCTGGAAGAGCAGAGCATGTTTTATTCACAGCCTTTTGGCTGCCTGTACTCTCAGGTCAGAAGGCAGAGAAGAGCTTCTGTGCTCCTCAGGGAGGCACCACACTGGGCTGCGTGATGTAGACCAACCTATATAATTCTGATTGAAGTGGGGGATTTTCAGTCACTGGAATCAAAAGAGGGTGGGAGTGTTGTTgtgtttgaaaatactttttgctCTTTGGAATAGATTAAAACTTTATAAATCGAAATTGGATTTTCAAAGAAAGCCTGTATTTGCCACGATTTGGCCTAATAATTTGGTTCCCTTTGAGTTGCTCATAACTTCtgattgatagtttatttttaagatgtttgggataaatatataaaacatatttcttatatATCACTAGTAGAGTTTTTAGGTCAATTTAATGCTGATGAACTTTACTCTGTCCCTCTAATATTTTGGTGTATTCCTTacattcaacatatgcaaactcACAGAAGACCATGGTGAACACGAATCTGTAAGGAACCTAAGACATTCTTGGCTATGTGAATTGACACAACAAATGCTGGCTTTGAGTTTTAGATATTTTCTGTATCAAttggaaaattttataaaattttgattaaatatttcCTTTGGCAGCTTAATTCCCCTTAATCTCAGAGTATTCTGTTTAAACCTGTCAAGATTAAACAAAGCTGTGGACATGCCAGGGCAgcagagatgaaagaaagagttaatttctttattaataatgttttatttgtttatttattttcattttttagcaatgaggtctcactatgttgtccaggcttgtcttgaactcctgggctcaagtgatccacccgctgggattataggcatgagccactgcacctggctaaatttCACTGTGTCTGATTCACAGGAATTATTTTAGCCtggtgtgtgtgttcatgtgtaaCCTGTCTTTGCTCAGTTTCTCTCAtgaaaaaaggttttgttttgttttcactttttctctttcgGTTTGGAACTATTGAATTGACAATAAAAAACTATTGAACTCAATCTTTCCTAAGGCACTCAGTATTCTCAGGATATTACCATCACTTTTTCCTTGGTGGACCAGGAGGTACAATTCAAGGCAAGAATGTGAAACCATGTCCCACAGAGTCTCAGGCATCAGGAGAAAGCCCATTTTCTTATAGCTGTTACATATAAATTCTGTGTGCCTTCTCTTCCATTCAACTCAGAAATCACCCAAGGAAcgtgtgttaggctgttcttgtgttactataaataaatatctaagcctgggtaatttataaagcaaagaggctTACTTGGCTcgtgattctgcaggctgtacaggaatcaTGGTGCTGGTATCTGCTCCTGGcaaggcctcagggagcttacaatcatggtagaaggtgaagaggCACCAGCCTATCAGATGGCAAGTGAGGGAAAAATAGAAGGGACAGAGGTGCCACACTCTTTCTACACAACCAGATCTTACGTGAACTCAGAGCTAGAACTCACTTGCTATCTCCAGGACagcaccaaaccattcatgagggactCAGCcccgtgacccaaacacctcctaccggacacacctccaacattggaaatCATATTTCAAGATAGTATTTGGAGAGGACAGTCATCCAAACTAGATCAGAATGTTTCTGTGCACAGGGAGACTCACATGAGCCTCATATGAGAAACATATCCAACAGACATGCaatgagaggagagagaatgggcAGCCTCCATTTTGgtgtttatctgttttttttttttttttttttctaaacaagcAAAGGTATTGCCACTTTCCCGGGGCAGGATATTTCATGACTTCAGTCAGCAGCTTCCTGAAGGGCTACTTGAGTAGCCCTTGCTGTGCTCTCTTGGGGCTACAGCCTTTGCTCTTTGGCAGTGATTTGCTCCTGCCCCGTGATTCCAAAATGTCTGAATGCTGTCAGCTTTCCTCCGTATGGTAAAATTATCCCCCTTGAGAAGTGCTCTGCAAATGTGAGGTGGCAATATTGATAATAACACTTTACTCACTGACCCATATTCGCTCTCTCGATAGCACCTTCTTTTCCAAACCCCAAACCTCTCTGGGACTCTGAGTTACCCAttttttctcttgggtatattGGAAGAGGCAACATTATATAGGGGTTAAGAAGGCAAGCTCTGTAGACAGACTCTGTTCAGAGTTCACCACTGCCTCTCTAGCCATGTGAGTGGCGATGGGTTCCTCAATGAGTTTGGTTTCCTAAACTTTAATTAGGGATACTCACAGAATCACTCTTACAGCATCGTTGAGAGAATTAAATGGAGATTGCAAGGGGAAGCCCTTAGCATGGCATCAGGCACATATAACTACTTGGTAAAGATGAACTTTCATTGATTTCCGAAGGTGTTTAGGGTTCTGGTGTTCTAATGGATTTTTCACACAGGTAGAAAAAGGGAGCTGATTCTCATAACTTCATTAATTGCAAAATATTGATCTTCCAATCCTCTTCTTTTATTCTGTCTCATTTGAATGTGAACTTGTGTTCACTAAACAGAGGATAGTGTTgctacttctttttgttttagaacacTATACTggtatgtacattttaaagaattcgtggaattatatatatatatatatatatatgtatatttacagtCCAATATTCAGATACTCAAGAACTTCTTCCTTGGTATCCAGTCTTGATGAAGTTGGGGTGGGAGAGGATGAGGCTTGCAAGATATTCCCTGCAAAGAGTGGCCATCTGTCACTTCCTTTCCATAGACACCTACTGTCAGGACTTGGCTGAGTTTCCTGGGGTGGCAGATAGTTTGTGGGGTGCACAGAGGTCTGTGATACACTCACTCTACCTTCTCCTTCTCAGATATCCATTCCCACTGTGCAGAAAGCAAGAGGGTCTGTTGTGATTTTTGCCTGGCATTTCATCATTTGTATATTAACATGTATTAATGTAataggctcacacctgtagtcccagccactcaagaggcggaggcaggaggattgcttgaacccagaattttatactagcctgggcaacatatcgagacctccatctcttaaaaactaGAACAAACCCCCAAAACTCAAAACGTTTAATATGGAATGAGGTTAGAAATTCATGTTGTAAATGGCCACTTGAAAACCACCCTCAactccaaaattttaaaaattctgcttccttcagaggtaGTTATAATGTGAAACTACTGATATCAAGACGGTTTTACTAAATCTGCTAATCTCATTTGATTGCTTTGTTACAGATTGACGTTCTCAAGGCAGATCTGGAAAGCGCAGAATGGAAAGTTCTGGAAAATCTTATTCTGGAAGATGTTCTTGAGCAGATTGGACAGCTCATCTTTGAGATCCATCTCCACTGGCCTGGGTTTGAGGTCAGTGGCAGCGACAGCAGCGTCGTGCGGTTCTGGTACAGCCTTCTCAAAGAGTTAGAACAAAAGGATTTCAGGCTTTTTTACAGTTACAAAGATTTGTCTAAACCTCAGCTATTCCTGAAGAAAGACATTTTCAATGCAAGTAGCTGTTATACTCTGAGTTGGTTGAACACAAGATGGAAATAGGATGCAGGATGTCGTCAGGAgcacaagaaaatatttgcagaatggaGCGTGTCCATGATTCTAATCGTGAGTTTACTCATCCAGTCTCCTGCTAGCCCATGCCCTGCTTGAGGCAGGGGGTATGTTATTGTCTTTGCAGTACATGAAGCCTGGTGCTTGTCATGTGATAGGGGTACAGTTAATACTAGCTAAAGAAATGAACACGGTCACCCCCATTTGCCCAGACTCTTCCTTCACCTTAACTTGGAAGATAATCCCCCACTCATCTCAGTTTTTCCTAAAATTCT from the Saimiri boliviensis isolate mSaiBol1 chromosome 4, mSaiBol1.pri, whole genome shotgun sequence genome contains:
- the METTL24 gene encoding putative methyltransferase-like protein 24 isoform X3, with product MANNGCEVHRFDPSVKSAHILESQHLWYHRLSIDWRDPHPAVAAQKPHSNTRKLGSILNEFGHHKIDVLKADLESAEWKVLENLILEDVLEQIGQLIFEIHLHWPGFEVSGSDSSVVRFWYSLLKELEQKDFRLFYSYKDLSKPQLFLKKDIFNASSCYTLSWLNTRWK